One Stigmatopora nigra isolate UIUO_SnigA chromosome 1, RoL_Snig_1.1, whole genome shotgun sequence DNA segment encodes these proteins:
- the LOC144200740 gene encoding glucagon-1-like, translating into MSHIYSLIGLLVILSIVQSSWQVPLQDLTSSEPHDNLERRHSERLFTNDFSRYIEDRIFEDFIRNNKRSGSMGKRHAEGTFTSDVSSYLQDQALRDFVGALMSGQIRREWDVTMRGQRLNMRRHVDGSFTSDVNKVLDSMAAKEFLLWVMASKSSGES; encoded by the exons ATGTCACACATCTACTCCCTGATTGGCCTGCTTGTCATCCTCAGCATTGTCCAGAGTAGCTGGCAGGTTCCTCTCCAAGATCTCACAAG CTCAGAGCCACATGACAATTTAGAGAGGAGACACTCGGAGAGATTGTTTACCAATGACTTCAGCAGATATATTGAAGATCGGATATTTGAGGACTTTATTCGAAACAACAAACGCAGTGG CTCCATGGGAAAACGTCACGCGGAGGGGACTTTTACCAGTGACGTGAGCTCGTACCTCCAGGATCAGGCCTTGAGAGACTTTGTGGGCGCTCTCATGTCAGGACAGATCCGAAGAGA GTGGGATGTCACAATGCGGGGTCAAAGGTTAAACATGAGAAGGCACGTGGACGGAAGCTTCACCAGCGATGTGAACAAGGTCCTCGACTCCATGGCTGCCAAGGAGTTTTTACTCTGGGTCATGGCCTCCAAGTCTTCAGGGGAGAG TTAA
- the LOC144202676 gene encoding sodium-driven chloride bicarbonate exchanger-like isoform X3, producing the protein MDIADQGAQMEPLLPAEQSTQESKNVRTDEEAVVDRGGTRSMLNTNFEKEELEGHRTLYIGVHVPLGRRSHRRHRHHGHRHRKRSKERDSTADDGRESPSHTNTPAQRVQFLLGTEDGDEEHIPHALFTELDEICLREGEDAEWKETARWLKFEEDVEDGGERWSKPYVATLSLHSLFELRSCIMNGTVMLDMRANSLEEISDMVLDQHEVSGPLGQDARRRIREALLKQHHHQNHKKLANRIPIVRSFADIGKKQSEPHSMDKNGQTVSSQAQSATTEAKQDVSRENSAVDFSKIDLHFMKKIPPGAEASNILVGELEFLERPVVAFVRLAPAVLLSGLAEVPITTRFLFILLGPLGKGPQYHEIGRSIATLMTDEVFHDVAYKAKDRNDLVAGIDEFLDQVTVLPPGEWDPSIRIEPPKNVPSQEKRKIPPLPNGVTDLAEAGDHGGHDGPELQRTGKFFGGFILDIKRKAPHYLSDYTDAISLQCLASFLFLYCACMSPVITFGGLLGEATEGRVSAIESLFGASMTGIAYSLFAGQPLTILGSTGPVLVFEKILFKFCKEYGLSYLSLRACIGLWTSFFCLLLVATDASSLVCYITRFTEEAFAALICIIFIYEALEKLVHLGVHYPINKNNNLQKLTQYSCICVEPGNPSNETRLFWEERNITASEVNWTMLEVKECEELHGEFLGSACGPHGPYIPDVLFWCVVLFFSTVFMSAFLKEFKTRRYFPTKVRAIISDFAVFITILTMVLVDYALGIPSPKLQVPSKFKPTRDDRGWIINPVGPNPWWTTIITFLPALLCTILIFMDQQITAVIINRKEHKLKKGCGYHLDLFVVGVMLGVCSVMGLPWFVAATVLSISHVNSLKLESECSAPGEQPKFLGIREQRFTGLMIFTLMGCSVFMTSVLKFIPMPVLYGVFLYMGASSLRGIQFFDRLRLFGMPAKHQPDFIYLRHVPLRKVHLFTIVQLSCLVLLWVIKTSKAAIVFPMMVLALVFIRKLLDLIFTKRELSWLDDLIPEWKKKKLEDAEQEEDHSIIAEEEGIVQVPLEEHYKSDPATVNITDEMSKGSFGNVWKSVNPGEKEPTTKSSPS; encoded by the exons CCAACACACCAGCTCAGAGGGTGCAGTTTCTGTTGGGAACAGAGGATGGCGATGAGGAACATATCCCACACGCCCTGTTCACAGAGCTTGACGAAATCTGCCTCAGAGAGGGCGAGGATGCCGAATGGAAGGAGACGGCCAG gTGGCTAAAGTTTGAGGAGGACGTCGAGGATGGCGGTGAGCGATGGAGTAAGCCCTATGTGGCCACGTTGTCTCTACATAGTCTGTTTGAGCTCCGTAGCTGCATAATGAACGGCACTGTGATGCTGGACATGAGAGCAAATTCACTGGAGGAGATTTCAG ATATGGTCCTGGATCAGCATGAGGTGTCCGGGCCCCTGGGTCAAGATGCTCGGAGGAGGATCCGCGAGGCACTGCTCAAACAGCATCACCACCAAAACCACAAAAAGCTTGCCAATCGCATTCCGATTGTTCGCTCTTTTGCTGACATCGGGAAGAAGCAATCAGAGCCTCATTCTATGGATAAAAATG GCCAAACAGTTTCATCCCAGGCACAGTCAGCCACCACTGAGGCCAAACAGGATGTCAGTAGAGAAAACAGTGCTGTCGACTTTAGCAAG atcgacCTTCACTTCATGAAGAAGATCCCGCCTGGTGCCGAGGCCTCCAATATCCTGGTTGGAGAATTGGAGTTTCTAGAGCGTCCCGTGGTGGCCTTTGTTCGCCTGGCACCAGCTGTGCTTCTCAGCGGCCTGGCTGAGGTTCCCATAACCACCAG GTTTCTTTTCATTCTGCTCGGCCCCCTAGGGAAAGGTCCACAGTACCATGAAATTGGACGGTCGATTGCAACCCTGATGACAGATGAG GTTTTCCATGATGTGGCATATAAAGCCAAAGACAGAAATGACCTAGTGGCAGGTATTGATGAGTTCTTGGACCAAGTTACAGTGTTACCCCCTGGAGAATGGGATCCCTCCATCAGAATAGAACCGCCCAAAAATGTGCCCTCTCAG GAAAAGCGAAAGATTCCTCCTCTACCAAATGGAGTTACAGATCTTGCTGAGGCAGGGGATCATGGAGGTCATGACGGCCCCGAGCTTCAACGCACTGGAAA GTTCTTTGGCGGTTTTATCCTAGACATCAAGCGGAAGGCCCCTCACTATCTTTCTGATTACACGGATGCCATTAGCTTGCAGTGTCTGGCCTCATTCCTCTTCCTTTACTGTGCTTGCATGTCACCTGTCATCACCTTTGGAGGTCTATTGGGTGAGGCTACTGAAGGGCGTGTG AGTGCCATCGAGTCCTTGTTTGGGGCTTCCATGACTGGAATTGCGTACTCACTTTTTGCTGGCCAGCCACTAACAATTCTTGGCAGCACTGGTCCGGTTCTTGTATTTGAGAAGATCCTCTTCAAGTTCTGCAA AGAATATGGCCTCTCCTACCTCTCCCTAAGGGCCTGCATAGGCCTTTGGACATCCTTTTTCTGTCTCCTGCTTGTGGCCACAGACGCCAGCTCGCTGGTTTGTTATATCACTCGGTTCACAGAGGAAGCCTTTGCTGCCCTTATCTGCATCATCTTCATTTACGAGGCCCTGGAGAAACTAGTTCACCTGGGCGTGCACTACCccatcaataaaaacaacaacctgcaGAAACTAACACAGTATTC ATGCATTTGTGTGGAGCCCGGGAATCCCAGTAATGAGACTCGTCTGTTCTGGGAGGAGAGGAACATCACAGCTTCGGAGGTCAACTGGACCATGCTGGAAGTTAAG GAGTGCGAAGAGCTGCACGGAGAGTTCTTGGGCAGCGCGTGTGGACCCCATGGCCCTTACATTCCTGACGTCCTATTCTGGTGTGTGGTCCTCTTCTTCTCTACCGTCTTCATGTCTGCCTTCCTCAAAGAGTTCAAGACAAGGCGCTACTTTCCTACAAAG gtgcGAGCCATCATCAGTGATTTTGCAGTCTTCATTACCATCCTTACCATGGTTCTGGTTGACTATGCTCTGGGCATTCCTTCACCAAAGTTACAAGTTCCTAGCAAGTTTAAA CCAACCAGAGATGATCGTGGCTGGATCATCAACCCCGTGGGTCCCAACCCCTGGTGGACCACCATCATCACCTTCCTTCCTGCTCTGTTGTGCACAATCCTCATTTTCATGGACCAACAGATCACAGCTGTTATTATCAACAGGAAAGAACACAAACTGAAG AAAGGCTGTGGCTACCATCTTGacttgtttgtggttggggtgaTGCTGGGCGTGTGCTCTGTGATGGGCCTACCATGGTTTGTGGCTGCCACCgtgctctctatctctcacgTCAACAGCCTGAAGTTAGAATCCGAATGCTCCGCACCGGGAGAGCAACCCAAATTTTTGGGCATCCGAGAACAGCGCTTCACTGGTCTTATGATCTTCACCCTAATGGGTTGCTCAGTCTTTATGACATCTGTGTTGAAG tTTATCCCCATGCCTGTTCTGTATGGAGTGTTTCTCTATATGGGGGCATCCTCCCTGAGAGGCATTCAG TTCTTTGACCGTCTAAGGTTGTTTGGAATGCCGGCCAAGCACCAGCCTGACTTCATTTACCTCCGCCACGTTCCTCTGAGGAAGGTACACCTCTTCACCATCGTCCAACTCAGCTGTTTGGTGCTGCTTTGGGTTATAAAGACCTCCAAGGCGGCTATAGTTTTCCCAATGATG GTCTTGGCACTGGTCTTCATCCGGAAGCTCTTAGACTTAATCTTCACTAAGAGAGAACTGAGCTGGTTGGATGACTTGATCCCagagtggaagaagaagaagctagAAGATGCTGAGCAAGAG GAGGACCACAGCATTATTGCAGAGGAAGAAGGCATTGTGCAGGTGCCACTTGAGGAACATTACAA GAGCGATCCTGCTACAGTGAACATCACTGATGAGATGTCAAAAGGCTCCTTTGGGAATGTTTGGAAGAGTGTCAATCCTGGGGAAAAAGAGCCCACCACTAAAAG CTCCCCTTCATAA
- the LOC144202676 gene encoding sodium-driven chloride bicarbonate exchanger-like isoform X2, with product MLSVDCSKRFSYQRTDEEAVVDRGGTRSMLNTNFEKEELEGHRTLYIGVHVPLGRRSHRRHRHHGHRHRKRSKERDSTADDGRESPSHTNTPAQRVQFLLGTEDGDEEHIPHALFTELDEICLREGEDAEWKETARWLKFEEDVEDGGERWSKPYVATLSLHSLFELRSCIMNGTVMLDMRANSLEEISDMVLDQHEVSGPLGQDARRRIREALLKQHHHQNHKKLANRIPIVRSFADIGKKQSEPHSMDKNGQTVSSQAQSATTEAKQDVSRENSAVDFSKIDLHFMKKIPPGAEASNILVGELEFLERPVVAFVRLAPAVLLSGLAEVPITTRFLFILLGPLGKGPQYHEIGRSIATLMTDEVFHDVAYKAKDRNDLVAGIDEFLDQVTVLPPGEWDPSIRIEPPKNVPSQEKRKIPPLPNGVTDLAEAGDHGGHDGPELQRTGKFFGGFILDIKRKAPHYLSDYTDAISLQCLASFLFLYCACMSPVITFGGLLGEATEGRVSAIESLFGASMTGIAYSLFAGQPLTILGSTGPVLVFEKILFKFCKEYGLSYLSLRACIGLWTSFFCLLLVATDASSLVCYITRFTEEAFAALICIIFIYEALEKLVHLGVHYPINKNNNLQKLTQYSCICVEPGNPSNETRLFWEERNITASEVNWTMLEVKECEELHGEFLGSACGPHGPYIPDVLFWCVVLFFSTVFMSAFLKEFKTRRYFPTKVRAIISDFAVFITILTMVLVDYALGIPSPKLQVPSKFKPTRDDRGWIINPVGPNPWWTTIITFLPALLCTILIFMDQQITAVIINRKEHKLKKGCGYHLDLFVVGVMLGVCSVMGLPWFVAATVLSISHVNSLKLESECSAPGEQPKFLGIREQRFTGLMIFTLMGCSVFMTSVLKFIPMPVLYGVFLYMGASSLRGIQFFDRLRLFGMPAKHQPDFIYLRHVPLRKVHLFTIVQLSCLVLLWVIKTSKAAIVFPMMVLALVFIRKLLDLIFTKRELSWLDDLIPEWKKKKLEDAEQEEDHSIIAEEEGIVQVPLEEHYKSDPATVNITDEMSKGSFGNVWKSVNPGEKEPTTKSLPKSVEKRHKRRRHNKSLDRETSL from the exons CCAACACACCAGCTCAGAGGGTGCAGTTTCTGTTGGGAACAGAGGATGGCGATGAGGAACATATCCCACACGCCCTGTTCACAGAGCTTGACGAAATCTGCCTCAGAGAGGGCGAGGATGCCGAATGGAAGGAGACGGCCAG gTGGCTAAAGTTTGAGGAGGACGTCGAGGATGGCGGTGAGCGATGGAGTAAGCCCTATGTGGCCACGTTGTCTCTACATAGTCTGTTTGAGCTCCGTAGCTGCATAATGAACGGCACTGTGATGCTGGACATGAGAGCAAATTCACTGGAGGAGATTTCAG ATATGGTCCTGGATCAGCATGAGGTGTCCGGGCCCCTGGGTCAAGATGCTCGGAGGAGGATCCGCGAGGCACTGCTCAAACAGCATCACCACCAAAACCACAAAAAGCTTGCCAATCGCATTCCGATTGTTCGCTCTTTTGCTGACATCGGGAAGAAGCAATCAGAGCCTCATTCTATGGATAAAAATG GCCAAACAGTTTCATCCCAGGCACAGTCAGCCACCACTGAGGCCAAACAGGATGTCAGTAGAGAAAACAGTGCTGTCGACTTTAGCAAG atcgacCTTCACTTCATGAAGAAGATCCCGCCTGGTGCCGAGGCCTCCAATATCCTGGTTGGAGAATTGGAGTTTCTAGAGCGTCCCGTGGTGGCCTTTGTTCGCCTGGCACCAGCTGTGCTTCTCAGCGGCCTGGCTGAGGTTCCCATAACCACCAG GTTTCTTTTCATTCTGCTCGGCCCCCTAGGGAAAGGTCCACAGTACCATGAAATTGGACGGTCGATTGCAACCCTGATGACAGATGAG GTTTTCCATGATGTGGCATATAAAGCCAAAGACAGAAATGACCTAGTGGCAGGTATTGATGAGTTCTTGGACCAAGTTACAGTGTTACCCCCTGGAGAATGGGATCCCTCCATCAGAATAGAACCGCCCAAAAATGTGCCCTCTCAG GAAAAGCGAAAGATTCCTCCTCTACCAAATGGAGTTACAGATCTTGCTGAGGCAGGGGATCATGGAGGTCATGACGGCCCCGAGCTTCAACGCACTGGAAA GTTCTTTGGCGGTTTTATCCTAGACATCAAGCGGAAGGCCCCTCACTATCTTTCTGATTACACGGATGCCATTAGCTTGCAGTGTCTGGCCTCATTCCTCTTCCTTTACTGTGCTTGCATGTCACCTGTCATCACCTTTGGAGGTCTATTGGGTGAGGCTACTGAAGGGCGTGTG AGTGCCATCGAGTCCTTGTTTGGGGCTTCCATGACTGGAATTGCGTACTCACTTTTTGCTGGCCAGCCACTAACAATTCTTGGCAGCACTGGTCCGGTTCTTGTATTTGAGAAGATCCTCTTCAAGTTCTGCAA AGAATATGGCCTCTCCTACCTCTCCCTAAGGGCCTGCATAGGCCTTTGGACATCCTTTTTCTGTCTCCTGCTTGTGGCCACAGACGCCAGCTCGCTGGTTTGTTATATCACTCGGTTCACAGAGGAAGCCTTTGCTGCCCTTATCTGCATCATCTTCATTTACGAGGCCCTGGAGAAACTAGTTCACCTGGGCGTGCACTACCccatcaataaaaacaacaacctgcaGAAACTAACACAGTATTC ATGCATTTGTGTGGAGCCCGGGAATCCCAGTAATGAGACTCGTCTGTTCTGGGAGGAGAGGAACATCACAGCTTCGGAGGTCAACTGGACCATGCTGGAAGTTAAG GAGTGCGAAGAGCTGCACGGAGAGTTCTTGGGCAGCGCGTGTGGACCCCATGGCCCTTACATTCCTGACGTCCTATTCTGGTGTGTGGTCCTCTTCTTCTCTACCGTCTTCATGTCTGCCTTCCTCAAAGAGTTCAAGACAAGGCGCTACTTTCCTACAAAG gtgcGAGCCATCATCAGTGATTTTGCAGTCTTCATTACCATCCTTACCATGGTTCTGGTTGACTATGCTCTGGGCATTCCTTCACCAAAGTTACAAGTTCCTAGCAAGTTTAAA CCAACCAGAGATGATCGTGGCTGGATCATCAACCCCGTGGGTCCCAACCCCTGGTGGACCACCATCATCACCTTCCTTCCTGCTCTGTTGTGCACAATCCTCATTTTCATGGACCAACAGATCACAGCTGTTATTATCAACAGGAAAGAACACAAACTGAAG AAAGGCTGTGGCTACCATCTTGacttgtttgtggttggggtgaTGCTGGGCGTGTGCTCTGTGATGGGCCTACCATGGTTTGTGGCTGCCACCgtgctctctatctctcacgTCAACAGCCTGAAGTTAGAATCCGAATGCTCCGCACCGGGAGAGCAACCCAAATTTTTGGGCATCCGAGAACAGCGCTTCACTGGTCTTATGATCTTCACCCTAATGGGTTGCTCAGTCTTTATGACATCTGTGTTGAAG tTTATCCCCATGCCTGTTCTGTATGGAGTGTTTCTCTATATGGGGGCATCCTCCCTGAGAGGCATTCAG TTCTTTGACCGTCTAAGGTTGTTTGGAATGCCGGCCAAGCACCAGCCTGACTTCATTTACCTCCGCCACGTTCCTCTGAGGAAGGTACACCTCTTCACCATCGTCCAACTCAGCTGTTTGGTGCTGCTTTGGGTTATAAAGACCTCCAAGGCGGCTATAGTTTTCCCAATGATG GTCTTGGCACTGGTCTTCATCCGGAAGCTCTTAGACTTAATCTTCACTAAGAGAGAACTGAGCTGGTTGGATGACTTGATCCCagagtggaagaagaagaagctagAAGATGCTGAGCAAGAG GAGGACCACAGCATTATTGCAGAGGAAGAAGGCATTGTGCAGGTGCCACTTGAGGAACATTACAA GAGCGATCCTGCTACAGTGAACATCACTGATGAGATGTCAAAAGGCTCCTTTGGGAATGTTTGGAAGAGTGTCAATCCTGGGGAAAAAGAGCCCACCACTAAAAG TTTGCCCAAGAGTGTTGAGAAGCGGCACAAGCGTCGGCGGCACAACAAGAGCTTAGACCGGGAGACAAGTTTGTGA
- the LOC144202676 gene encoding sodium-driven chloride bicarbonate exchanger-like isoform X1, translating into MDIADQGAQMEPLLPAEQSTQESKNVRTDEEAVVDRGGTRSMLNTNFEKEELEGHRTLYIGVHVPLGRRSHRRHRHHGHRHRKRSKERDSTADDGRESPSHTNTPAQRVQFLLGTEDGDEEHIPHALFTELDEICLREGEDAEWKETARWLKFEEDVEDGGERWSKPYVATLSLHSLFELRSCIMNGTVMLDMRANSLEEISDMVLDQHEVSGPLGQDARRRIREALLKQHHHQNHKKLANRIPIVRSFADIGKKQSEPHSMDKNGQTVSSQAQSATTEAKQDVSRENSAVDFSKIDLHFMKKIPPGAEASNILVGELEFLERPVVAFVRLAPAVLLSGLAEVPITTRFLFILLGPLGKGPQYHEIGRSIATLMTDEVFHDVAYKAKDRNDLVAGIDEFLDQVTVLPPGEWDPSIRIEPPKNVPSQEKRKIPPLPNGVTDLAEAGDHGGHDGPELQRTGKFFGGFILDIKRKAPHYLSDYTDAISLQCLASFLFLYCACMSPVITFGGLLGEATEGRVSAIESLFGASMTGIAYSLFAGQPLTILGSTGPVLVFEKILFKFCKEYGLSYLSLRACIGLWTSFFCLLLVATDASSLVCYITRFTEEAFAALICIIFIYEALEKLVHLGVHYPINKNNNLQKLTQYSCICVEPGNPSNETRLFWEERNITASEVNWTMLEVKECEELHGEFLGSACGPHGPYIPDVLFWCVVLFFSTVFMSAFLKEFKTRRYFPTKVRAIISDFAVFITILTMVLVDYALGIPSPKLQVPSKFKPTRDDRGWIINPVGPNPWWTTIITFLPALLCTILIFMDQQITAVIINRKEHKLKKGCGYHLDLFVVGVMLGVCSVMGLPWFVAATVLSISHVNSLKLESECSAPGEQPKFLGIREQRFTGLMIFTLMGCSVFMTSVLKFIPMPVLYGVFLYMGASSLRGIQFFDRLRLFGMPAKHQPDFIYLRHVPLRKVHLFTIVQLSCLVLLWVIKTSKAAIVFPMMVLALVFIRKLLDLIFTKRELSWLDDLIPEWKKKKLEDAEQEEDHSIIAEEEGIVQVPLEEHYKSDPATVNITDEMSKGSFGNVWKSVNPGEKEPTTKSLPKSVEKRHKRRRHNKSLDRETSL; encoded by the exons CCAACACACCAGCTCAGAGGGTGCAGTTTCTGTTGGGAACAGAGGATGGCGATGAGGAACATATCCCACACGCCCTGTTCACAGAGCTTGACGAAATCTGCCTCAGAGAGGGCGAGGATGCCGAATGGAAGGAGACGGCCAG gTGGCTAAAGTTTGAGGAGGACGTCGAGGATGGCGGTGAGCGATGGAGTAAGCCCTATGTGGCCACGTTGTCTCTACATAGTCTGTTTGAGCTCCGTAGCTGCATAATGAACGGCACTGTGATGCTGGACATGAGAGCAAATTCACTGGAGGAGATTTCAG ATATGGTCCTGGATCAGCATGAGGTGTCCGGGCCCCTGGGTCAAGATGCTCGGAGGAGGATCCGCGAGGCACTGCTCAAACAGCATCACCACCAAAACCACAAAAAGCTTGCCAATCGCATTCCGATTGTTCGCTCTTTTGCTGACATCGGGAAGAAGCAATCAGAGCCTCATTCTATGGATAAAAATG GCCAAACAGTTTCATCCCAGGCACAGTCAGCCACCACTGAGGCCAAACAGGATGTCAGTAGAGAAAACAGTGCTGTCGACTTTAGCAAG atcgacCTTCACTTCATGAAGAAGATCCCGCCTGGTGCCGAGGCCTCCAATATCCTGGTTGGAGAATTGGAGTTTCTAGAGCGTCCCGTGGTGGCCTTTGTTCGCCTGGCACCAGCTGTGCTTCTCAGCGGCCTGGCTGAGGTTCCCATAACCACCAG GTTTCTTTTCATTCTGCTCGGCCCCCTAGGGAAAGGTCCACAGTACCATGAAATTGGACGGTCGATTGCAACCCTGATGACAGATGAG GTTTTCCATGATGTGGCATATAAAGCCAAAGACAGAAATGACCTAGTGGCAGGTATTGATGAGTTCTTGGACCAAGTTACAGTGTTACCCCCTGGAGAATGGGATCCCTCCATCAGAATAGAACCGCCCAAAAATGTGCCCTCTCAG GAAAAGCGAAAGATTCCTCCTCTACCAAATGGAGTTACAGATCTTGCTGAGGCAGGGGATCATGGAGGTCATGACGGCCCCGAGCTTCAACGCACTGGAAA GTTCTTTGGCGGTTTTATCCTAGACATCAAGCGGAAGGCCCCTCACTATCTTTCTGATTACACGGATGCCATTAGCTTGCAGTGTCTGGCCTCATTCCTCTTCCTTTACTGTGCTTGCATGTCACCTGTCATCACCTTTGGAGGTCTATTGGGTGAGGCTACTGAAGGGCGTGTG AGTGCCATCGAGTCCTTGTTTGGGGCTTCCATGACTGGAATTGCGTACTCACTTTTTGCTGGCCAGCCACTAACAATTCTTGGCAGCACTGGTCCGGTTCTTGTATTTGAGAAGATCCTCTTCAAGTTCTGCAA AGAATATGGCCTCTCCTACCTCTCCCTAAGGGCCTGCATAGGCCTTTGGACATCCTTTTTCTGTCTCCTGCTTGTGGCCACAGACGCCAGCTCGCTGGTTTGTTATATCACTCGGTTCACAGAGGAAGCCTTTGCTGCCCTTATCTGCATCATCTTCATTTACGAGGCCCTGGAGAAACTAGTTCACCTGGGCGTGCACTACCccatcaataaaaacaacaacctgcaGAAACTAACACAGTATTC ATGCATTTGTGTGGAGCCCGGGAATCCCAGTAATGAGACTCGTCTGTTCTGGGAGGAGAGGAACATCACAGCTTCGGAGGTCAACTGGACCATGCTGGAAGTTAAG GAGTGCGAAGAGCTGCACGGAGAGTTCTTGGGCAGCGCGTGTGGACCCCATGGCCCTTACATTCCTGACGTCCTATTCTGGTGTGTGGTCCTCTTCTTCTCTACCGTCTTCATGTCTGCCTTCCTCAAAGAGTTCAAGACAAGGCGCTACTTTCCTACAAAG gtgcGAGCCATCATCAGTGATTTTGCAGTCTTCATTACCATCCTTACCATGGTTCTGGTTGACTATGCTCTGGGCATTCCTTCACCAAAGTTACAAGTTCCTAGCAAGTTTAAA CCAACCAGAGATGATCGTGGCTGGATCATCAACCCCGTGGGTCCCAACCCCTGGTGGACCACCATCATCACCTTCCTTCCTGCTCTGTTGTGCACAATCCTCATTTTCATGGACCAACAGATCACAGCTGTTATTATCAACAGGAAAGAACACAAACTGAAG AAAGGCTGTGGCTACCATCTTGacttgtttgtggttggggtgaTGCTGGGCGTGTGCTCTGTGATGGGCCTACCATGGTTTGTGGCTGCCACCgtgctctctatctctcacgTCAACAGCCTGAAGTTAGAATCCGAATGCTCCGCACCGGGAGAGCAACCCAAATTTTTGGGCATCCGAGAACAGCGCTTCACTGGTCTTATGATCTTCACCCTAATGGGTTGCTCAGTCTTTATGACATCTGTGTTGAAG tTTATCCCCATGCCTGTTCTGTATGGAGTGTTTCTCTATATGGGGGCATCCTCCCTGAGAGGCATTCAG TTCTTTGACCGTCTAAGGTTGTTTGGAATGCCGGCCAAGCACCAGCCTGACTTCATTTACCTCCGCCACGTTCCTCTGAGGAAGGTACACCTCTTCACCATCGTCCAACTCAGCTGTTTGGTGCTGCTTTGGGTTATAAAGACCTCCAAGGCGGCTATAGTTTTCCCAATGATG GTCTTGGCACTGGTCTTCATCCGGAAGCTCTTAGACTTAATCTTCACTAAGAGAGAACTGAGCTGGTTGGATGACTTGATCCCagagtggaagaagaagaagctagAAGATGCTGAGCAAGAG GAGGACCACAGCATTATTGCAGAGGAAGAAGGCATTGTGCAGGTGCCACTTGAGGAACATTACAA GAGCGATCCTGCTACAGTGAACATCACTGATGAGATGTCAAAAGGCTCCTTTGGGAATGTTTGGAAGAGTGTCAATCCTGGGGAAAAAGAGCCCACCACTAAAAG TTTGCCCAAGAGTGTTGAGAAGCGGCACAAGCGTCGGCGGCACAACAAGAGCTTAGACCGGGAGACAAGTTTGTGA